In Drosophila miranda strain MSH22 chromosome XR, D.miranda_PacBio2.1, whole genome shotgun sequence, the genomic window ATGGACTGTGGCAAACAAGTAAGGCTGTGCTTTGCATTTTTGATATCATGTATCTATTTTGAGTATCCCGCTGACTATCCCGCTGCGACTGCGCATTGAGAAAAGTGACATAGGCAGACCCCAAAACTACATATTATCATTACACTACACCTACTCTCAAATCGCAGCGGATGCAGAGATGACCTATATTCCCATGCACGTGGCCCAAAATAGAAGGCCTCAAACCATTGTCTATTTCGAGAGGTGCTCTTCCTTTCCTTTACCGAAATCATAATCCCATAGAGGCGCAAGgcaatacttagttgccctaACCCAAAGCGCCTAAGGTGCTATTAATAAAATGTCATCAAACTGAACGATCTCGCGTGTGCGTATTTATCAGCGGGAGAACTCAGCTCCCGCACCTTGGAGAACCATGGAGAGAGTGGACACGAGTGATCGACAGGGAGTACCTTCGCTTTGCTCAAAGATCTACCAAATATAGGCAATCCTATCAAAATAGCTTTCTTTGGTGCTGATCCAATTGCAGAACAGAACGTAAAGCGAACCAATTTCTATTCACCCTGATCTGTTGATAAAATAAACACGCATGATGCTGCATGGCAATAGGACTggccaggggcaggggcatgggcaGGAGAAGAGGTAGGGACAGGGAGAGGGACAGGCGATTGCTCATGAATGAAAAACAGCGAAAAATACTTTTTCGAATTTATCTTCTCTCAGTATTTCTGCCGTGTTTTGCGTTGGTTTTTagtggattggattggatgtGTGTTTGCTGCTGATTGCTCGGGAGGGGTAGTTTATATGGCCGGCAACAAGTTGGATTTGTTCTAAAAATGAACACACGAAATATCTTCGTCTTTGGCGTTAAATACAGACAACGACATCGGTGTCGAGCACCAACAACGCATCTCTGTCCGAAGAGCTGagaagagcagagcagagcagaggaatttgattttcatttgattttccTTCGGTCTCCCCGTCTTTCGCGCTATTTTCCTCTATTGTGTGTGAGGCGtgcttgccttgccttgccttgccgtGCCTTTCCGTTCTCTTCGCCGCGATCCATCTAAGGAGCATATTCTGAAAAAAAACGATGATTTTCTTGACTTGACTTTCCCGCAAGTAGTCGCGTTTTGGATGTCACCACGATGTACACGCGCACAGTGGCGATGCTGCTCGACCGACTCCCTGTGGGAGAGTGAAGTGAACCATAGACTGTGGACTTGACTTAAACTGAACTGATACGAGGATTACCAATCAGTGGATAGAACTATAGACTGAGTCGTAGCGAAGTCTGAAAAAAGCCTGAACGAAGCCCTCCCATATAGGATAACTTTTGTTAGCCCATTTTGTGTACAAAAACAATAACTTCAAAAGGTAAATCCATAGTTtaccctcccctcccccccccccaccgaTCTTATGATCTTTAGCTATAGTATAGATATAGATTGGTGGATTTCTGTGTCATCCCCCCCGTGAGTGCGGTTAGACCATTTATGGCCATGCTTTTCGACCAAGGGAATCGAATTTCATGCACAAAAACAACATTTCTGTTTTCTGAGAGAGATTCGCTGCGTTTCTGTGTGTATATGTTTGTGCGTACTagtgtgtgtgcgagagagatCAGCGCCACTTGCCAGTCCCCCTCAGGCATTTAAATAGAATTCCCGTGCTGGCCACCGAACGAGAGCAAACTCATCTCCGTGTCCGCATCCGTCCCCGGCCGCGTCTGCGTCTCCGTCTCCCTGTTCATCAGCCGGCGAGCACGATCCACACCAACAACAGAGGAAAACGTGTGTCTCTCATGAGAATTTCTACCTATGTACATATTTCATACATTTACGCATACATTCCGATCCCTCGTGACATATTTTCCATCCGCAAACTCGATCTTAATCCCTCATCTCTCGCTCCTTATCCGCAGCAAGCATCAGGATGCAGGAACTAACGAGGGTCTGCGAACTGAACAACAACAGCATCCATAACAAGGTGAAAACAACAGCAACTCCCCCAGTCAGCAATCTGGAGCCGCTGCTGCCCATCAAGCTGGAGCATGACCATGATCTGGAGTCGTGGCTGCCCACAATAGATCACGGCCACCTGCGCCTAGACATGAACACCACCCGACTGCTACTGCAGGGATCCGACGATCCCTTGATTTCGCACGGCGCCTCCAACGATGCCCACGACGAGGACCATCCCTTCAAGACATTGCTGGCTCGCAAGACGGCCagccaggagcagcagcagcagcaccagcagcacaacGGCACCTGCAGCCCGCTCACCAAGCAGCAGCTAAAGGCCAACCTGTTGATGGGGAACCGAAAGATTCACAGGTCACAGGCTACGCCTCAGCTGCCCGCTCCGGAAGAGTCACAAATTCCACTCACACAAAAGACACCGCGACCTGCTCCAGGTCAAAACAGGTCCAAGAAGCGTACGAACTCCGCGGGAGCCATGAAGCTGCGCTTCCATCACCAGGCGCTGCCTGCGGAGTATGCGGCCCACTACGAGGCAACCCAGGGTCGGCAGCCGCCCAGACCcgtgctgccgccgccgcctccgcctcctAGCCAGGCCCACGAAAACGTGCGCAGCTGGCTGAGGAAGATAGCCGAGATCCAGCGCAGCGCAGAGCGCCAGCAACAGAAGCAGGCATCCGCTAGGAAGGACTCGCCTGTTATGCGCCCTACACCCTCCGCCGCAGTGCCACCCCCCACAAAGGCGCCAGAGGTGACCCTACCCCCGAAGCGGGGTGCCCTAAAGTACGCAGATCTGCCCTACATGGGGGAGCTCACCCTCGACAACTACAAGCCACGACGCGGACGAAAACCGAAGAAGGCCGACATCTGCCACCTGATCTACAAGAACTACGGCACCATCGTGCCAGCTACAGCCACCGTGAGTCTGCCAGTGAATGCCCCTCTGCCGGAGACTACCGGGCATGGAGCCTCGTCCACGACAGTGATACCGGAGGAGCCCCTGAATCTCTGCCTACGGGATCAGAGCAGTGATCGCTACTCCATCTCTAGTGGGGACAGCGACAAGCCAACGCCGACGACAACGACAGCCACCACAGACTGCGGAAGCTCCTCCCATCGAACAACGCCTCTGAGCGCAGTCAAACCCCTGACCTTGGAGCTGGTCGGGGGGCAGGAGCAGCCTCTTGTCGCCTCCAAGCTACTGTTTCAGCCTGTGGGGCTTTACTACCAGCAGCTGATGGAGTCCTGCAGTTTGGGAGGCCTGCCCGTGCCCGTCGAGACCATCGAAAAAGACAACCAGCTCTCGCTGAAGATACCCATACCGAGTGGGTTCTTTGCGAACGAGgccatgcccctgcccctggctCTGCGGAAGAGGAAACGCTCTGCTATCTTTATACCGCCCATGCCTGCCGAGCACTCGTCGAGCCCCTCCACGGAGGTGAGCATCTGTAAGTTCAAGTTCACGGGCGGGGCCAAGCCAACTCTGCAGGAGAAGAAGATGCTGTCGGTGGACGCCGAGGGAAACTATCGGTACTACAACGGCACCGGCGACAAGACCTTGAGGGGCTACGAATTCATCTCCCGggatcagcagcaacagcaacaacaacatcagcagcagcaacaacagggtCAAGCCCCAGGACAGGAGAAACTTTATGTGGACATACCACCACCTTCCACTGATCTCAGCCTGGAGCTTCTCCAAATACCACCCGAGTCGCCCACATCGTCGCTGCTCCTCTCCAGCGGCAATAGCCTCGTTCCCGCAACTTCACAACACAGTCCCGCCTCCAGCGTTCAGAGCCCCATGCTCGCCGCCATGTTTCCGAGCTTGCCGCCTGTCAAACCCTCGACTGAGAGCGAAAGGAAGCGTCGGAGCTCGCGTCGGTCCAAGCAGCGGGAGAAGCTGGAAAAGACATTCAAGGAGAAAGGCTTCCTCATCCAGACCCAGCAACTGCAATCTGCCGAGGGCGCAACCTACTGCAAGTTCAGGCAGCTAAAGAAGTTCACGCGCTACCTATTCCGAAACTGGAAGGATCACATACCAGATAGTGATCTCGTCAAGCACCAGAGCGGTGGCAGGGAAGACGACGGTGTCATCGACAGCCTGCTGGGGCTGGAGAGTTTAGCCAGCCCGACCACATGAAGCTGTCAATAGTTTTCTGAAACACCACACAAAGCACTGCCAAAGATTTTTAGGTTTTTTTATGATTAAGTTATTTTCAACCGTGTTTATATAGTTGGCCTCCACGTCTTACACGGGCTAAAGCGATCTTTTTTTGTTAGGTTTAAGACGAAACGATTGCCGATTATTCCGTCCATGCAGGCTGCTCCACAAGATGGGGATCCATGATCTATAATCCACAGTGACGCCTCCTAGTCGTTCATTAGTTTTTTTTCTTAGCTCTTAACGATGTTATTGTTAACAAATAAAGTCAATGTTTAACCTTACGTATTGAAGGAGCTCTGCGGCTGGGAACCGAAGCGAAGGGCAAAACGATTGTGGCTCTTGTAAAAGGCATCGTATATTTGTATTGTACAAAATATGCGTTAATATATGTAAGTAAATGTGTTAgtacaaaaaaataaactcCAAAATGGGCAATAAGTCTCAAAGGGTAGGCCAAATAGCTTGGCTTTCTCTCAATGTCGTTTGAATGCCATTGCAAATACTTCTCGTTCTCATTTTGATGCTTAATTTCGAAGAATAGGCTTATGTTAGCTACAGAAAATATGTAGTATAAATTTCCAAAATGTTTCTGGTATGTTTAGGTCCGCAAAAAAAAGAATTTCGATTTCATCCGATTGGTGCTTGGAAGATTGGGCGTGCCCAGGTAAATTCTTGCTAATATTGTCGTGTTTGGTCGATTTGGTTGCTTGCTTGTTTCGGGGGCAGTACGTTTGCCTGGACCCTCTGACAGGGCTGGGCTTGAGCTTATAATTAGATTAACAATATTTGTAAATGAATTGTGCGTCTTACGACACCAGCATTAGTTCGAGCTCATTGAGCTCTCGAGGTCCTTGACCGTCTCCGAGTTCGATGTCGCTGGCACCCTGGCGTTCATCGGGCACACGTACTCTGTCCAATCGACATCGCTCTGTCCCTTGGTGCTTTTGCGGCGCTTTAGCGAAAACTGCGTCCGTTTGACCGGCTTTAGCTTAGCCGTAATGTTCAACGGCTGGTACCCAGGAGCCGACTCCGCATCTCTTTTGCTCAGGATGACCGGGCGACCTACTAGTTCCTTGAAGTGCATGGCCAAGTGACGACGCAGCAGCGACTTGCTCGGCGGTATCGAGAGCAAATCGGCAAGCAGATCTGCGTTGAATCGCGACTCGTACATCATCAGTGCCCCATGGACTCCGGCCCCTCGCAGATTTGGCGTATACTCCGACAGGTCGATGGTCTGTAGCCATCCCATTATACGATGCGCTGTCCACAGTTC contains:
- the LOC108152829 gene encoding uncharacterized protein LOC108152829; this translates as MQELTRVCELNNNSIHNKVKTTATPPVSNLEPLLPIKLEHDHDLESWLPTIDHGHLRLDMNTTRLLLQGSDDPLISHGASNDAHDEDHPFKTLLARKTASQEQQQQHQQHNGTCSPLTKQQLKANLLMGNRKIHRSQATPQLPAPEESQIPLTQKTPRPAPGQNRSKKRTNSAGAMKLRFHHQALPAEYAAHYEATQGRQPPRPVLPPPPPPPSQAHENVRSWLRKIAEIQRSAERQQQKQASARKDSPVMRPTPSAAVPPPTKAPEVTLPPKRGALKYADLPYMGELTLDNYKPRRGRKPKKADICHLIYKNYGTIVPATATVSLPVNAPLPETTGHGASSTTVIPEEPLNLCLRDQSSDRYSISSGDSDKPTPTTTTATTDCGSSSHRTTPLSAVKPLTLELVGGQEQPLVASKLLFQPVGLYYQQLMESCSLGGLPVPVETIEKDNQLSLKIPIPSGFFANEAMPLPLALRKRKRSAIFIPPMPAEHSSSPSTEVSICKFKFTGGAKPTLQEKKMLSVDAEGNYRYYNGTGDKTLRGYEFISRDQQQQQQQHQQQQQQGQAPGQEKLYVDIPPPSTDLSLELLQIPPESPTSSLLLSSGNSLVPATSQHSPASSVQSPMLAAMFPSLPPVKPSTESERKRRSSRRSKQREKLEKTFKEKGFLIQTQQLQSAEGATYCKFRQLKKFTRYLFRNWKDHIPDSDLVKHQSGGREDDGVIDSLLGLESLASPTT